A genomic region of Ehrlichia japonica contains the following coding sequences:
- a CDS encoding glycoside hydrolase TIM-barrel-like domain-containing protein, whose translation MSLIILSTIVNSVKESIEKLLSAELSNITNQNTHHHFLDNNIQIKHIPKINNLKIQTSIYGKMIPILYGTMRIAGNIIWIDEFKVTTDKDIVIKNSPNKKSTSHNSTEYTYRTSLAIAICTGHVKKISKIWANSQLLDLNTLTYRFYQGTEDQEPDPLILKLMGDIPAYRGLSYIVIEDLLLTDYKIPNFTFEVTAQPTNHNYQEHITQKIKSIHIIPGSGEFAYDTKIQMKVPQQKIGKQYIPYGEAQQINNHSKHQKADALISLDQLQETLPNIQWISVIVNWYTDSLNIKDCHIYPAVEFKFDATTIPDNWYVAGMNREAARQISRYNTVYKGTINDKSLVRYINELKTRGYKVLLYPMLLADIQDTPWIGNLTGDIEYISTFFNKQYNPFIKHYYNLTKYVIDALVIGTSFIGLTRIKDKHNHYPAVDELMKLANYVKNQPGNNIIVTYASDWREYHSHNGYYNMDTLWSSKDIDVIGINAYFPLTDIPQPIDGFTEQDIINGWYSGEGYDYLYTNPEIKQGKIPYIENNYQYSWKNIEKWWTQHHINPDNTTTSWIPKSKKIWFTQYGFQSIDNCTSQPSISIDYQYNKNPIFSKGYVDFRAQKIAINGTIKTWDNSDIVEQMFLWGWDIRPYPYFPQLKTIWEDSKNWQIGYWIQEKLSLLEISHIIYDLLKSTGLQNNQIKIEDLHNTIDGYIITERQSIKSILNVLKDLYDFEIVEQDNKLAIIEENQLAQYDIPSDDILSNNKSNTQKITKTNSLNLINSINFMYINKNHEYNVSSQRIKIPYSQDTTIQTIQVPIVLNDNQAKTIAENILNKKSNNKYNFYLTLPIKYAWLNISDIIQVQYNDALYKIKITDIYLQNISISIEGVIYNNSFPTQHFTPNNNFNSHFDKGNAEDPVHIFDLPCIHNIDNILYFAITRIKTNWEESILYSYEEGDEHYKDVLPIDTEATTGIIINSLNIGPIAIPDQASKITILLKTGQLYSIESLFINNNSNLALVGNEIIQFQNVKQIRENTYQLSYLLRGRFGTERYIAQHQKEEFFTLLDNLPSLKINQSLINKSLIYKVISKKSISYTKQFTYTYYANNLKPLPVIHVKGNRDIYNNLTITWTRRARINGEWNDNTDTPIDEKFESYDIEILNNQNIVTRTITVKDDSRTFIYSAEQQKIDFNVIQEKINVIIYQNSSVIGRGTAYKTTL comes from the coding sequence ATGTCATTAATTATATTATCAACCATCGTTAATAGTGTAAAAGAATCCATAGAAAAACTCCTTTCAGCAGAATTAAGTAATATAACAAATCAAAACACACATCACCATTTTTTAGACAACAATATCCAAATTAAACACATACCAAAAATCAATAATTTAAAGATTCAGACATCTATATATGGAAAAATGATTCCCATATTATACGGAACAATGCGCATCGCAGGAAATATAATATGGATAGATGAATTCAAAGTCACTACAGACAAAGATATAGTTATAAAAAACAGTCCAAACAAAAAATCTACAAGTCATAATTCTACAGAATATACATACCGTACAAGCTTGGCTATAGCAATATGTACAGGACACGTTAAAAAAATCTCAAAAATATGGGCTAACTCACAACTATTAGACTTAAACACATTAACATATAGATTTTATCAAGGTACAGAAGATCAAGAACCAGATCCACTAATACTAAAACTAATGGGTGATATCCCAGCATATCGTGGACTATCATACATAGTAATAGAAGATCTTTTACTAACAGATTATAAAATTCCTAACTTTACATTCGAAGTAACAGCACAACCTACCAACCATAACTATCAAGAACACATCACACAAAAAATTAAAAGTATACATATTATACCAGGATCCGGAGAATTCGCGTACGATACGAAAATACAAATGAAAGTTCCCCAACAAAAAATTGGCAAGCAATACATTCCCTATGGAGAAGCACAACAAATTAATAACCACAGCAAACATCAAAAAGCAGATGCTTTAATTTCCCTAGATCAATTACAAGAAACTCTACCAAACATACAGTGGATATCTGTTATTGTAAATTGGTACACAGATAGTTTAAATATCAAAGATTGCCATATTTATCCAGCTGTTGAATTCAAATTTGATGCCACTACAATACCTGACAATTGGTATGTAGCAGGAATGAACAGAGAGGCAGCAAGACAAATTTCTAGGTATAACACTGTATACAAAGGAACTATTAATGATAAATCTTTAGTTAGATATATTAATGAATTGAAAACACGAGGCTACAAAGTATTACTATATCCTATGCTCCTAGCGGACATTCAAGATACTCCATGGATAGGTAATCTCACTGGGGATATAGAATACATAAGCACATTTTTTAATAAGCAATACAATCCATTTATTAAGCACTATTATAATTTAACTAAATACGTAATAGATGCTCTTGTAATTGGCACAAGTTTTATTGGGTTAACAAGAATAAAAGACAAACATAACCATTATCCAGCAGTAGATGAACTGATGAAATTAGCAAATTATGTAAAAAATCAACCAGGTAATAACATTATTGTAACATATGCATCAGATTGGAGGGAATATCATTCTCATAACGGATATTATAATATGGATACACTATGGTCATCAAAAGATATTGATGTAATAGGCATAAACGCATATTTCCCACTCACAGATATTCCCCAACCTATTGATGGATTCACAGAACAAGATATAATCAATGGATGGTATTCAGGAGAAGGATATGATTACCTATATACTAACCCAGAAATAAAACAAGGCAAAATTCCATATATTGAAAACAATTATCAATATTCTTGGAAAAATATAGAGAAATGGTGGACACAACACCACATTAATCCAGACAATACTACTACTTCTTGGATCCCAAAGTCAAAAAAGATATGGTTTACCCAATATGGATTTCAAAGTATAGATAACTGTACAAGTCAACCTAGTATATCTATAGATTATCAATACAATAAAAATCCGATATTTTCAAAAGGATATGTGGATTTTCGTGCACAAAAAATTGCAATAAATGGCACTATCAAAACATGGGACAATTCTGATATAGTAGAACAAATGTTTCTTTGGGGATGGGATATAAGACCCTACCCTTATTTTCCTCAATTAAAAACTATCTGGGAAGATTCAAAAAATTGGCAAATCGGCTATTGGATACAAGAGAAACTATCATTACTTGAAATATCTCATATAATTTACGATTTACTAAAAAGTACAGGGTTACAGAATAATCAAATAAAAATAGAAGATCTACACAATACAATAGATGGATATATAATTACTGAAAGACAATCTATAAAATCCATATTAAATGTACTAAAAGACTTATATGATTTTGAGATAGTAGAACAAGATAATAAATTAGCTATTATTGAAGAAAACCAACTAGCTCAATATGACATTCCATCGGATGACATCCTATCTAATAATAAAAGCAATACTCAAAAAATTACCAAAACAAACTCATTAAATTTAATTAATAGTATCAACTTTATGTACATTAACAAAAATCATGAGTACAACGTAAGTTCACAGCGTATCAAAATACCTTATTCCCAAGACACAACAATACAAACTATTCAAGTTCCAATTGTATTAAACGACAACCAAGCAAAAACTATAGCTGAGAATATCTTAAATAAAAAATCAAATAATAAATACAATTTCTATCTTACACTTCCAATAAAATATGCTTGGCTTAACATTAGTGATATAATTCAAGTACAGTATAATGATGCTTTATACAAGATAAAAATTACAGATATTTACCTACAAAATATTTCAATTAGTATAGAAGGAGTAATCTATAATAATTCATTTCCTACTCAACATTTTACTCCAAACAACAATTTTAACAGTCATTTTGACAAAGGTAATGCAGAAGATCCAGTACATATCTTCGATTTACCATGTATTCACAATATAGACAATATACTATATTTTGCGATCACTAGAATCAAAACAAATTGGGAAGAAAGCATTCTTTATTCATACGAAGAAGGAGATGAGCACTACAAAGATGTTCTACCCATAGATACGGAAGCAACTACTGGAATTATTATTAATAGCTTAAATATAGGTCCAATAGCTATACCAGACCAAGCAAGCAAAATAACAATTCTTTTAAAAACAGGACAATTATATTCAATTGAATCTTTATTTATAAATAACAATAGTAATCTAGCATTAGTTGGAAATGAAATAATTCAATTTCAAAATGTTAAACAAATCAGAGAAAATACATATCAACTAAGCTACCTGCTTAGAGGAAGATTTGGAACAGAAAGATACATTGCTCAACATCAGAAAGAAGAATTTTTCACATTATTAGATAATCTTCCTTCCTTAAAAATTAACCAATCACTAATTAATAAATCCTTGATATACAAGGTAATATCTAAAAAATCCATATCTTATACTAAACAATTTACATATACATACTATGCAAATAATTTGAAACCATTACCTGTAATACATGTAAAAGGCAACCGTGATATATACAATAATCTAACAATCACTTGGACAAGAAGAGCACGCATCAACGGAGAATGGAACGATAATACTGACACACCTATAGATGAAAAATTCGAAAGTTATGATATTGAGATCTTAAACAACCAGAATATAGTAACACGTACAATTACAGTAAAAGATGATAGTAGAACATTCATATACTCTGCCGAACAACAGAAAATAGATTTCAATGTAATACAAGAAAAAATTAATGTTATAATATATCAAAACTCTAGTGTAATAGGTAGGGGCACAGCTTACAAAACTACTTTATAA
- the miaB gene encoding tRNA (N6-isopentenyl adenosine(37)-C2)-methylthiotransferase MiaB: MQGLYIKSYGCQMNVYDSLIMENIIKPLGFTVVSEPSEADIVILNTCHIREKASEKLYSELGRIRKIQENKNLTIVVAGCVAQAEGEEIFERAPFVDIVVGPQSIHTLPELIIKARRIKKQVINIDFPVISKFDVIPVEEYTKNQETSAFISVQEGCNKFCTFCVVPYTRGEEYSRTVEAIFNEALVLSDSGIKEITLIGQNVNAYHGTYKGCEWDLGKLIQYLAKIPSIERIRYTTSHPRDMHQSLYEAHGLEAKLMPFIHLPVQSGSDRILKKMNRRHTAEEYINIINNLRKQRSDIAFSSDFIVGFPGETEEDFEHTIQLVKEVKFSQAYSFKYSPRPGTPSAEYANQIPEEVKSQRILRLQELLREQQIAFNRNMIGQTCPVLFSNKKGKFDNQIIGKTPYMQSCYINTDNPSQFYNSISCIKIIDAHQNSLTGIVIN; this comes from the coding sequence ATGCAAGGTCTATATATCAAGTCATATGGTTGTCAAATGAACGTTTATGACTCTTTAATTATGGAAAACATAATCAAACCTCTTGGATTCACTGTAGTGAGTGAACCATCAGAGGCAGACATTGTAATATTAAATACCTGTCATATTAGAGAGAAAGCTTCTGAAAAACTATATTCAGAATTAGGTAGAATAAGAAAAATACAAGAAAATAAAAACTTAACTATAGTAGTTGCTGGATGTGTAGCACAAGCTGAAGGAGAAGAAATATTTGAAAGAGCTCCATTTGTGGATATAGTTGTAGGCCCTCAGAGTATACATACACTCCCTGAACTTATTATAAAAGCCCGTCGAATAAAAAAACAAGTTATCAACATTGATTTTCCTGTCATTTCAAAATTTGATGTAATACCAGTAGAAGAGTACACAAAAAATCAAGAAACCTCTGCTTTTATTTCAGTACAGGAAGGGTGTAATAAGTTTTGTACATTTTGTGTAGTTCCTTACACACGAGGAGAAGAATACTCAAGAACAGTAGAAGCAATATTTAATGAAGCACTTGTCTTATCAGACTCCGGAATAAAAGAAATAACCTTAATTGGACAAAATGTAAATGCATATCATGGAACATATAAAGGATGTGAATGGGATTTAGGAAAATTAATTCAGTATCTTGCAAAGATACCAAGCATAGAGCGTATAAGATATACAACATCACATCCACGCGATATGCATCAATCCTTATATGAAGCACATGGACTTGAAGCAAAATTAATGCCATTCATTCACTTACCAGTACAATCAGGATCAGATAGAATACTAAAGAAAATGAATAGAAGGCACACTGCTGAAGAGTATATAAATATTATCAATAATCTAAGAAAACAACGTTCTGACATTGCTTTCTCATCTGATTTTATAGTTGGATTTCCAGGAGAAACAGAAGAAGATTTTGAACACACAATACAACTAGTAAAAGAAGTAAAATTTTCACAAGCATACAGTTTTAAATATAGTCCAAGACCAGGAACACCTAGTGCAGAATATGCAAACCAAATACCAGAAGAGGTAAAATCTCAGCGCATTCTCAGGCTACAAGAACTATTACGAGAACAACAGATTGCTTTTAATAGAAACATGATTGGTCAAACTTGTCCTGTACTATTTAGTAATAAGAAAGGAAAATTTGATAATCAAATCATAGGTAAAACTCCATATATGCAATCATGTTACATTAATACAGATAATCCAAGTCAGTTTTACAATAGTATCTCATGTATTAAAATAATAGATGCGCATCAAAATAGCTTAACTGGCATAGTTATTAATTGA